In the Drosophila takahashii strain IR98-3 E-12201 chromosome 3R, DtakHiC1v2, whole genome shotgun sequence genome, one interval contains:
- the LOC138913246 gene encoding uncharacterized protein produces the protein MGIRWISYRRKDELQLLSAEFGLSLVGTVEELRSRLATFLTREDLEPALQDRANELAATFPEAATPRDKSPSPLGGQEPREQKINTPGIDSGSTSLRLEVPPGSRPAMNTNSDSPAREEISSAALAEKLRNWGISFNGRTDPLTFVERLEVQAEAYRLSTARLHRVISGLLTGKAESWYRTFQMQDVTWEIFRREFLEFFLPPQYFQRLEDTIRTRYQRPDESCKEYVVNLRLLMQRAKFTPAQELERLYENLRPEYQLFVRRQDFEDLATLIQRATAYEITRDRDRALHVNYLAAMPHRQARRFQAPPPPTGSTGDQLGFSSTPATNRMLVQVPEHPIDVRNACRRCGEPGHFSEGSSNPQVLFCWEGRIVATVTIEGKTFHATLDTGASRSFISAKVANDIGSADNRRDVRTKISLADGSTTDVTHALTTTVTLGRDTAKTTLLVLSSILDEIILGIDFLCGIKTTIQCGKAQLSLSYDSPPPTNRSQPPTVTPRQPLDNRRPDYRQLNAHSVPDAYPLPRIGHILERLRNAKFISTLDLKSGYWQIPVAPDSRACTAFTVPGRGLFQWKVMPFGLHSAPATFQRALDSVIGPDMEPHAFAYLDDIIVIGTSLDEHFTNLREVLRRLRQANLKLNKAKCKFFQHSITYLGHVISEDGIHTDPDKIAAVRELKPPTNCKELRRCLGIASWYRRFVENFATIVQPMSALLRKGRKWTWSDPQQQAFEDLKKKLTEALVLACPDFNLRFQLQTDASDFGLGAVLTQQVDGTERVIAYASRRLLAAEENYSATEKECLAIVWAIRKMRCYLEGYRFDVITDHLALKWLNSIDNPTGRIARWALEVQQFQFDICYRRGQQNVVADACPGNP, from the exons ATGGGTATAAGGTGGATATCATATCGCCGCAAGGATGAGCTACAACTCCTCTCAGCCGAGTTCGGGTTATCCCTAGTAGGAACGGTCGAGGAACTGCGAAGTCGGCTAGCGACTTTCCTCACCCGTGAAGATCTTGAGCCAGCACTCCAGGACCGAGCCAATGAGCTGGCTGCAACATTTCCAGAAGCAGCCACACCCAGGGATAAATCACCGAGTCCTTTGGGAGGACAAGAACCCAGGGAACAGAAGATAAACACACCGGGCATCGACTCCGGAAGCACCTCCCTCAGACTGGAAGTACCGCCAGGCAGCCGACCAGCGATGAACACCAACTCGGACTCTCCCGCACGCGAGGAAATATCCTCCGCGGCTTTGGCGGAAAAGTTACGAAACTGGGGTATTTCGTTCAACGGACGAACCGACCCGCTCACATTTGTCGAGAGACTGGAAGTACAAGCCGAGGCATACCGACTCAGCACCGCACGACTCCACAGGGTAATCTCCGGATTGCTGACGGGAAAAGCGGAAAGTTGGTACCGCACCTTCCAGATGCAGGACGTGACGTGGGAAATCTTTAGGAGGGAATTCTTGGAGTTCTTCCTACCACCACAATACTTCCAGCGATTGGAAGACACGATCCGGACAAGGTATCAGCGACCGGACGAGAGCTGCAAGGAGTACGTGGTTAACCTCCGTCTCCTGATGCAGCGGGCAAAGTTTACACCGGCGCAGGAACTGGAGCGACTCTATGAGAACCTTCGACCGGAATACCAGTTGTTCGTGAGACGACAAGACTTCGAAGATCTAGCCACGTTGATCCAACGGGCCACCGCCTACGAGATCACACGCGACCGCGACCGAGCGCTTCACGTCAACTACCTAGCAGCGATGCCACACCGACAAGCCAGACGATTCCAggctccaccaccacccacaggAAGCACAGGTGATCAACTGGGATTTTCCAGTACCCCGGCGACCAATCGGATGTTGGTACAGGTACCCGAACATCCTATCGATGTACGGAACGCTTGTCGCCGCTGCGGAGAACCCGGACACTTCAGCGAGGGGTCTTCCAATCCTCAGGTCCTATTCTGCTGGGA GGGGCGCATCGTGGCGACGGTAACCATCGAGGGAAAAACATTTCACGCTACCCTGGACACCGGGGCGTCCAGGAGCTTCATCAGCGCGAAGGTAGCCAACGACATCGGGAGTGCCGATAACCGCCGGGATGTGAGAACCAAGATTTCCCTGGCAGACGGATCCACCACCGACGTCACCCACGCCCTGACCACCACCGTAACCCTAGGACGGGACACCGCTAAGACCACACTACTAGTACTATCGTCCATCTTGGACGAGATCATCCTCGGAATAGATTTTCTCTGCGGGATCAAGACCACTATCCAGTGTGGGAAAGCCCAGTTGTCTCTGTCCTACGATAGCCCGCCGCCAACAAACAGAAGCCAGCCACCTACGGTCACCCCACGA CAGCCCCTCGACAATCGCCGCCCCGACTACCGCCAGCTCAACGCTCACTCGGTGCCCGACGCCTATCCATTACCGCGGATAGGACACATCTTGGAAAGACTGCGTAATGCCAAGTTTATATCGACGCTAGATCTAAAAAGCGGGTACTGGCAGATCCCGGTGGCCCCAGACAGCCGCGCCTGTACCGCATTTACCGTGCCGGGCCGCGGGCTCTTCCAGTGGAAAGTAATGCCATTTGGCTTGCATTCGGCTCCTGCTACATTTCAGCGGGCATTGGACAGCGTCATAGGACCCGACATGGAGCCTCACGCCTTTGCCTATCTGGATGACATCATCGTCATCGGGACCTCATTGGACGAACACTTCACCAACCTACGGGAAGTACTCCGACGACTCAGGCAGGCCAACTTGAAGCTGAACAAGGCGAAGTGTAAGTTTTTCCAGCATAGCATAACTTACCTAGGGCATGTCATCAGCGAAGACGGGATCCATACCGACCCAGACAAGATAGCCGCGGTAAGAGAACTCAAGCCACCCACTAACTGCAAGGAACTTCGACGATGTCTAGGGATAGCCTCCTGGTACCGGCGATTTGTGGAGAACTTCGCCACAATCGTCCAACCAATGTCCGCCCTACTCAGGAAGGGAAGGAAATGGACCTGGAGCGACCCTCAGCAACAGGCATTTGAGGACCTGAAAAAGAAGCTCACTGAGGCATTAGTACTGGCTTGCCCGGACTTCAACCTCAGATTCCAGCTACAAACTGACGCAAGCGACTTCGGCCTTGGAGCCGTTTTAACCCAGCAAGTCGATGGAACTGAACGAGTCATCGCCTATGCCAGCAGGAGGTTGCTTGCAGCGGAAGAGAACTACTCTGCTACGGAGAAGGAGTGCCTCGCGATAGTGTGGGCGATCAGGAAAATGAGGTGCTACCTCGAGGGATACCGATTTGATGTCATAACAGACCACCTTGCACTAAAGTGGTTAAATTCCATAGATAACCCAACAGGCCGGATCGCAAGGTGGGCCCTAGAGGTCCAACAGTTCCAGTTTGACATCTGCTACCGACGGGGACAGCAGAACGTCGTCGCAGACGCCTGTCCAGGCAACCCCTAG